A genomic window from Gammaproteobacteria bacterium includes:
- a CDS encoding prepilin peptidase: MTLLGEYFAAHGWALALAAALMGLVVGSFLNVVIHRLPL, encoded by the coding sequence TTGACCCTGCTGGGTGAGTATTTCGCGGCCCATGGCTGGGCCCTGGCGCTGGCCGCCGCCCTCATGGGGCTGGTGGTGGGCAGCTTTCTCAACGTGGTGATCCACCGCCTGCCCCTC